Proteins encoded within one genomic window of Saccharopolyspora pogona:
- the opcA gene encoding glucose-6-phosphate dehydrogenase assembly protein OpcA, whose amino-acid sequence MIIDLPSTTTSQVNKKLVELRETGGAVALGRVLTLVIVTGDGTEVEKAIQAANDASREHPCRVIVVASGARQAAPRLDAQIRIGGDAGASEVIVLRLYGPLADEGAGSVVPLLLPDAPVVAWWPTESPEFPAKDPIGALSHRRITDAAAEADPIASLQKRVKSYADGDTDLAWTRLTSWRAMLAAAMDLPPHDAVTAATVTGAADSPSTDLLAAWLASYLGIPVRRLEHPRGPGIVAAVLERPSGNVEIVRQDGKVGTLTQPGQPDRRVSLQRREVRDCLTEELRRLDADEIYEATLQGLDTIVRGEEEPAAETEPAEAGS is encoded by the coding sequence GTGATCATCGATCTGCCGTCCACCACCACTTCGCAGGTCAACAAGAAGCTGGTGGAACTGCGCGAGACCGGCGGTGCCGTCGCGCTGGGCCGGGTGCTGACGCTGGTGATCGTCACCGGCGACGGCACCGAGGTGGAGAAGGCCATCCAGGCCGCCAACGACGCCAGCCGGGAGCACCCGTGCCGGGTGATCGTGGTGGCCAGCGGGGCGCGGCAGGCCGCGCCGCGGCTGGACGCCCAGATCCGCATCGGCGGCGACGCTGGGGCCTCGGAGGTCATCGTGCTGCGGCTGTACGGGCCGCTGGCCGACGAGGGCGCCGGCTCGGTGGTGCCGCTGCTGCTGCCGGACGCGCCGGTCGTGGCGTGGTGGCCCACGGAATCCCCGGAGTTCCCCGCGAAGGACCCGATCGGCGCGCTATCGCACCGCCGGATCACCGACGCGGCGGCCGAAGCGGACCCGATCGCCTCGCTGCAGAAGCGCGTGAAGTCCTATGCGGACGGTGACACGGATCTGGCCTGGACCAGGCTGACCTCGTGGCGCGCGATGCTGGCGGCGGCGATGGACCTGCCGCCGCACGATGCCGTCACGGCCGCCACGGTCACCGGTGCGGCGGACTCGCCGTCGACCGACCTGCTGGCCGCGTGGCTGGCCAGCTACCTGGGAATCCCGGTGCGCCGGCTGGAGCACCCGCGCGGGCCGGGCATCGTCGCAGCGGTGCTGGAGCGCCCGTCGGGCAACGTGGAGATCGTCCGCCAGGACGGCAAGGTCGGGACGCTGACCCAGCCGGGCCAGCCGGACCGGCGGGTGTCGTTGCAGCGCCGCGAGGTGCGCGACTGCCTCACCGAGGAACTGCGCCGCCTCGACGCGGACGAGATCTACGAGGCCACCCTGCAGGGCCTGGACACGATCGTCCGCGGCGAGGAAGAACCGGCGGCGGAGACCGAGCCGGCAGAGGCCGGTTCATGA
- the zwf gene encoding glucose-6-phosphate dehydrogenase, which translates to MTRSEQWHNPLRDPRDKRLPRIAGPCGLTIFGVTGDLSRKKLMPAIYDLANRSLLPPGFALTGFARRDWADQDFGQVVYDAVREHARTPFHQNVWDRLAEGIRFVPGSFDDDGAFDRLAETVKQLDAERGTGGNHAFYLSVPPSAFPTVLKQLSRSGLTDQSGGSWRRVVIEKPFGHDLESARQLNGIVNEVFPEESVFRIDHYLGKETVQNILALRFANQLFEPIWNAHYVDHVQITMAEDIGLGGRAGYYDGIGAARDVIQNHLLQLLAFTAMEEPVSFSPQDLRAEKIKVLSATKPVGPFDQTTARGQYTGGWQGGSLVPGLHEEGGFASDSITETYAAITLEVASRRWAGVPFYLRSGKRLGRRVTEIAVVFKRAPHLPFDSTMTEELGQNALVIRVQPDEGITMRFGAKVPGTSMEVRDVTMDFGYGHAFTESSPEAYERLILDVLLGEPSLFPVNEEVELSWRILDPVLDNWAVNGKPEPYKAGTWGPPSADAMLARTGRVWRRP; encoded by the coding sequence GTGACTCGAAGCGAACAGTGGCACAACCCGCTGCGCGATCCGCGGGACAAGCGGCTGCCTCGGATCGCCGGCCCGTGCGGGTTGACGATCTTCGGCGTGACGGGTGACCTGTCCCGCAAGAAGCTGATGCCGGCGATCTACGACCTGGCCAACCGGAGCCTGCTGCCGCCGGGCTTCGCGCTGACCGGCTTCGCCCGCCGCGACTGGGCCGACCAGGACTTCGGCCAGGTCGTCTACGACGCGGTCCGGGAGCACGCGCGGACCCCGTTCCACCAGAACGTCTGGGACCGGCTGGCTGAGGGCATCCGGTTCGTGCCGGGGTCGTTCGACGACGACGGCGCCTTCGACCGGCTCGCCGAGACGGTCAAGCAGCTCGACGCCGAACGCGGCACCGGCGGCAACCACGCGTTCTACCTGTCGGTGCCGCCCTCGGCGTTTCCGACGGTGCTCAAGCAGCTGTCCCGCTCGGGGCTGACCGACCAGTCCGGCGGCAGCTGGCGGCGGGTGGTCATCGAGAAACCGTTCGGCCACGACCTGGAGAGCGCGCGGCAGCTCAACGGCATCGTCAACGAGGTGTTCCCCGAGGAGTCGGTATTCCGCATCGACCACTACCTCGGCAAGGAGACGGTGCAGAACATCCTGGCGCTGCGCTTCGCGAACCAGCTGTTCGAGCCGATCTGGAACGCGCACTACGTGGACCACGTGCAGATCACCATGGCCGAGGACATCGGTCTGGGCGGGCGTGCCGGCTACTACGACGGCATCGGCGCGGCCCGCGACGTGATCCAGAACCACCTGCTGCAGCTGCTGGCGTTCACCGCGATGGAGGAGCCGGTCTCGTTCTCCCCGCAGGACCTGCGCGCGGAGAAGATCAAGGTGCTGTCGGCGACCAAGCCGGTCGGCCCGTTCGACCAGACCACGGCCCGCGGCCAGTACACCGGCGGGTGGCAGGGCGGTTCGCTGGTGCCGGGCCTGCACGAGGAGGGCGGTTTCGCGTCCGACTCGATCACCGAGACCTACGCGGCGATCACCCTGGAGGTGGCAAGCCGGCGGTGGGCCGGGGTGCCGTTCTACCTGCGCAGCGGCAAGCGACTGGGCCGCCGGGTCACCGAGATCGCGGTGGTGTTCAAGCGCGCCCCGCACCTGCCGTTCGACAGCACGATGACCGAGGAGCTCGGGCAGAACGCCCTGGTGATCCGGGTGCAGCCGGACGAGGGCATCACGATGCGCTTCGGCGCGAAGGTGCCGGGCACCTCGATGGAGGTGCGCGACGTGACCATGGACTTCGGTTACGGGCACGCGTTCACCGAGTCCTCGCCGGAGGCCTACGAGCGGCTCATCCTGGACGTGCTGCTGGGCGAGCCGTCGCTGTTCCCGGTCAACGAGGAGGTCGAGCTGTCCTGGCGGATCCTCGACCCCGTGCTGGACAACTGGGCAGTCAACGGCAAACCCGAGCCGTACAAGGCCGGGACGTGGGGTCCGCCGTCGGCGGACGCGATGCTGGCCCGAACCGGACGCGTCTGGAGGCGACCGTGA
- a CDS encoding glucose-6-phosphate isomerase → MATETSVDIPDVALAAEARPLVERLAADEVAGKLAAQDATLWGPDAESEASIRLSWTTLHESSRPLLAEIDALRAELHAEGLDRIVLAGMGGSSLAPEVITATAGVPLVVLDTTDPGQVADALAGDLDRTVLVISSKSGTTVETDSHRGIFERAFTQNGIDPVTRIIVVTDPGSPMESAAREAGYRKVFTADPHVGGRYSALTAFGLVPAGLAGADVAALLDDAAAAFRRLSADDTGNPALRLGAALGAAHAKGSEKVVFADTGSGIAGFGDWVEQLIAESTGKNGTGLLPVVVENIDAPGFADAGAGATTVAVGPAVDGAQISTAGPLGGMFLLWEFATAVAGRLLGINPFDQPDVEAAKKAARALLDGPAGGPAATPALVDGAIEVHPSGDWLTAGVGNVTEALRAFLATAPKGGYLAVQAYLDRLDDASTAVLRPELARRTGLQTTFGWGPRFLHSTGQYHKGGHQNGVFLQITGAAEEDLEVPDRPYTLAGLQRAQALGDGQVLADRNRPVLRLHLTDRAAGLVELVKAVQHLRSLEDQA, encoded by the coding sequence ATGGCAACCGAAACCTCCGTCGACATTCCCGATGTTGCGCTAGCGGCCGAGGCCCGACCGCTGGTCGAGCGCCTGGCCGCCGATGAGGTTGCCGGCAAGCTCGCCGCCCAGGACGCCACGCTGTGGGGTCCGGACGCCGAGAGCGAGGCATCCATCCGGCTGTCCTGGACGACGCTGCACGAGAGCTCGCGTCCGCTGCTCGCCGAGATCGACGCGCTGCGCGCCGAACTGCACGCCGAGGGCCTGGACCGCATCGTGCTGGCCGGGATGGGTGGCTCGTCGCTGGCTCCGGAGGTGATCACCGCGACCGCCGGCGTGCCGCTGGTCGTGCTGGACACCACCGACCCCGGGCAGGTCGCGGACGCGCTGGCCGGTGACCTCGACCGCACCGTGCTGGTCATCTCCTCGAAGTCCGGGACCACCGTCGAGACCGACAGCCACCGCGGGATCTTCGAGCGGGCTTTCACGCAAAACGGAATCGATCCTGTGACCCGCATCATCGTGGTCACCGACCCCGGTTCGCCGATGGAGTCTGCGGCGCGCGAGGCGGGCTACCGCAAGGTTTTCACCGCCGACCCGCACGTGGGCGGCCGCTACTCGGCGCTGACCGCCTTCGGGCTGGTGCCCGCCGGGCTGGCCGGTGCCGACGTCGCGGCGCTGCTGGACGACGCCGCTGCCGCGTTCCGGCGGCTGAGCGCCGATGACACCGGCAACCCGGCGTTGCGGCTGGGCGCGGCGCTGGGTGCGGCGCACGCCAAGGGGTCCGAGAAGGTCGTCTTCGCCGACACCGGCTCGGGCATCGCGGGCTTCGGCGACTGGGTCGAGCAGCTGATCGCCGAGTCCACCGGTAAGAACGGCACCGGCCTGCTGCCCGTCGTCGTCGAGAACATCGACGCCCCCGGCTTCGCCGACGCCGGTGCCGGCGCGACGACCGTGGCCGTCGGGCCGGCCGTCGACGGCGCGCAGATCAGCACCGCCGGCCCACTGGGCGGCATGTTCCTGCTGTGGGAGTTCGCCACCGCGGTGGCCGGTCGGCTGCTGGGCATCAACCCATTCGACCAGCCGGACGTGGAAGCCGCGAAGAAGGCCGCGCGGGCGCTGCTGGACGGCCCGGCCGGCGGCCCGGCCGCGACCCCGGCGCTGGTCGACGGCGCGATCGAGGTGCACCCTTCCGGCGACTGGCTGACCGCAGGCGTCGGCAACGTGACCGAGGCGCTGCGGGCCTTCCTGGCCACCGCGCCGAAGGGCGGTTACCTCGCCGTCCAGGCGTACCTGGACCGCCTCGACGACGCCTCGACCGCGGTGCTGCGGCCCGAGCTGGCGCGCCGCACCGGGCTGCAGACGACCTTCGGCTGGGGACCGAGGTTCCTGCACTCCACCGGCCAGTACCACAAGGGCGGCCACCAGAACGGCGTGTTCCTGCAGATCACCGGCGCGGCCGAAGAGGACCTGGAGGTCCCGGACCGGCCGTACACGCTGGCCGGGCTGCAGCGCGCCCAGGCGCTCGGCGACGGCCAAGTGCTCGCCGACCGCAACCGGCCGGTGCTGCGACTGCACCTCACCGACCGGGCGGCCGGGCTCGTCGAGCTGGTCAAGGCCGTGCAGCACCTGCGCTCCTTGGAGGACCAGGCGTGA